The proteins below are encoded in one region of Silene latifolia isolate original U9 population chromosome 2, ASM4854445v1, whole genome shotgun sequence:
- the LOC141643447 gene encoding uncharacterized protein LOC141643447, producing the protein MADFSNTTPLIPPSPMIKPNLIDLEASSSYIQCRICLESDGTDFIAPCKCKGSSKFVHRECLDHWRSVKEGFAFAHCMTCEAPYYLTVHALPDKKWRTLKFRFFVTRDIIFIFLIVQLVIISLAYLVYVGDGYREFWLQHYWIFKNIMSFYYLCGALLFFALLGLSGCFITCFDTSVQNDLTQPCNEVCLCCCYPRAGANIYFPGNYYLWSNGGAFPGGQCECCGEGCCEGGTDAAGDCGSCDCGSCDCGSCFRDSGESGLPLVFIVALVVVILFAVIGIFYSVLVATMVGQRIWQRHYHILAKRILAKEYVVEDVGDKMTGSGWTPPPLPAEHVEQLNTLGLL; encoded by the exons ATGGCGGACTTCAGTAATACAACGCCATTAATTCCGCCATCTCCTATGATCAAACCTAATCTCATTGACCTTGAAGCTTCTTCCTCTTATATACAGTGTCGTATTTGTCTCGAATCCGACG GTACAGATTTTATTGCGCCGTGTAAATGTAAAGGATCATCTAAATTTGTGCATAGAGAGTGTTTGGATCATTGGCGTTCTGTCAAG GAAGGATTTGCATTTGCCCACTGCATGACTTGCGAGGCTCCCTATTATTTGACAGTTCATGCTCTCCCTGACAAAAAATGGcgtacattgaaatttcggttttTTGTGACGAGGGACATCATATTCATATTTCTAATTGTACAGCTT GTCATTATCTCACTGGCATATCTAGTGTATGTGGGTGATGGCTATCGAGAATTTTGGCTACAACATTATTGGATTTTCAAAAACATTATGAGCTTCTACTATCTGTGTG GTGCACTTCTATTTTTCGCTTTGCTTGGGCTCTCTGGTTGCTTCATAACTTGTTTCGACACAAGTGTGCAGAATGATCTGACACAACCTTGTAATGAAGTTTGTCTTTGTTGCTGCTACCCAAG AGCAGGTGCAAATATCTATTTCCCAGGCAATTATTATTTGTGGAGCAATGGTGGTGCCTTTCCAGGTGGTCAATGTGAGTGCTGTGGAGAAGGATGCTGTGAAGGTGGTACCGATGCAGCTGGTGACTGTGGGAGCTGTGACTGTGGGAGCTGTGACTGTGGGAGCTGTTTTAGAGATTCTGGGGAAAGTGGTCTACCATTGGTTTTTATAGTGGCTTTGGTTGTAGTGATTTTATTTGCAGTGATAGGCATATTCTATAGTGTACTTGTGGCTACGATGGTTGGTCAACGTATTTGGCAACGACATTACCACATTCTTGCAAAGCGTATTCTAGCCAAG GAATATGTGGTCGAGGATGTTGGTGATAAGATGACGGGTTCTGGTTGGACTCCCCCGCCTCTCCCAGCAGAGCATGTAGAGCAGCTTAACACTCTTGGTCTTCTGTAA